The proteins below are encoded in one region of Lagenorhynchus albirostris chromosome 7, mLagAlb1.1, whole genome shotgun sequence:
- the LOC132523528 gene encoding LOW QUALITY PROTEIN: olfactory receptor 2S2-like (The sequence of the model RefSeq protein was modified relative to this genomic sequence to represent the inferred CDS: deleted 1 base in 1 codon) → MEKANQTSPLVGFILLGLSAHPRLEETFFVLILLMYLVTLLGNEVLILVTILDSRLHKPMYFFLRNLSFLDICYTTSSVSLVLDGFLAPQETISFSTCAVQMFLSFAMAGTECVLLSVMAFDRYVAICNPLRYPGVMSKAAYVPMAASFWAIGGVASLVHTSLAIQLALCGDNIINHFTCEILAVLKLACADISINVIGIGVTNVIFLGVPVLFISASYVFIIATILRIPSAEGRKKAFSTCSAHLTVVIIFYGTLFFMYGKPMSKDPLLGVDKEDLSDKLISLFYGVVTPMLNPIIYSLRNKDVKATVRKLVSQKFWKKK, encoded by the exons ATGGAAAAAGCTAATCAGACCTCCCCCCTGGTGGGGTTCATTCTCCTGGGCCTCTCAGCCCACCCAAGGCTGGAGGAAACATTCTTTGTGCTCATCCTGCTCATGTACCTGGTGACCCTGCTGGGCAACGAGGTCCTCATCCTGGTGACCATCCTGGACTCCCGCCTACACAAGCCCATGTACTTCTTCCTGAGGAACCTCTCCTTCCTGGACATCTGCTACACAACCTCCTCAGTCTCTCTGGTCCTGGATGGCTTCCTGGCCCCCCAGGAAACCATCTCTTTCTCCACCTGTGCCGTGCAGATGTTCCTCTCCTTTGCCATGGCAGGGACAGAGTGTGTGCTCCTGAGCGTGATGGCGTTTGATCGCTACGTGGCCATATGCAACCCCCTTAGATACCCTGGGGTCATGAGCAAGGCTGCCTATGTGCCCATGGCTGCCAGCTTCTGGGCTATTGGTGGTGTTGCTTCTCTGGTACACACATCCTTGGCAATTCAGTTGGCCCTCTGTGGGGACAACATCATCAACCACTTCACCTGTGAGATCTTGGCTGTCCTGAAGTTGGCCTGTGCCGACATCTCCATCAATGTGATCGGTATAGGGGTGACCAATGTGATCTTCCTG GGCGTCCCAGTTCTGTTCATCTCTGCCTCTTATGTCTTCATCATTGCTACCATCCTGAGGATCCCCTCAGCTGAGGGGAGGAAAAAGGCCTTCTCCACCTGCTCTGCCCACCTCACTGTGGTGATAATATTCTATGGGACCTTATTTTTCATGTATGGGAAGCCCATGTCTAAGGACCCTCTCCTGGGGGTAGACAAAGAGGATCTTTCAGACAAGCTCATCTCCCTCTTCTATGGGGTGGTAACCCCCATGCTCAACCCCATCATCTACAGCCTGAGGAACAAGGATGTGAAGGCCACTGTGAGAAAACTGGTGAGTCAGAA attctggaaaaaaaaatag